A region of the Cyanobium usitatum str. Tous genome:
AGTCCGTTCGAGATGGTCAGGTCAGGTAGCACCTTGACAAATGACCGACCATCCACTCGGTACAGTGACGCAGCCCCTTCGGCGAAATCAAAAGCCATCGTTCCAGCCCAGAGTCGCCCAAGAGAATCGATCTTCGCGTCGTTCATGCGGTTGCCACGGTTGTCGCTCTCAATTGCCGCAACCAAAGCCTGACCCTGGCCATTTCCATCCGTTAGATAAACCCCGTCGCGAGCAGCGACAACTAAGCCACCCGCGGAGGTGGGCGCCGCAGCTCCTACTTCTTGCCCGAAGTCAAAGTGTCGAAGTTCGGCCTCAGAAGGGTGGTAGCGATAAATCCGACCTGGAGAAACATCCACGAAGAGCAAGCTGTTGGTTGCCACATCCCACACTGGCCCCTCACCGACGTCGAGACGCAGTTGGAGCAGAGGTTCGTCAACGGACAAGTCCATATATGGCTTCCTTTCCATTAGGGCATCCCTAAAGAGGCGCCACCATCGATGAGCAAAGTGGTTCCCGTAACATTCCGAGCTTGATCAGACAAAAGAAACGCTGCGCCGTGAGCCACGTCCTCGGGCGTCTGCAACCGACCTAGAGGAACTGTCCGTGTTATTCGCTCGGCATACTCCGGATTTCGCTCCGCCTCTGCTTTCGCCAATCCGGCGTTGACGATTCCGGGTGCGATGACATTGACACGGATGTCGTATCTCGCCCACTCCAATGCGAGTGTCTTGGCGCCCATGGCAATTGCCGCTTTGGTCGACGAGTAACTCAGCAATTCTGGCCACGGTCTATCGCCCACCCATGAACCCGTAAAGAGCATCGATCCACCCCCGTGGCTAAGCATGTTGTTCGCGATTAGTCTGGCCAGCCGAAAGTTGCCGACAAGGTTGACATTGATGTGACTGTGGAAGGTCTCGTCTTCGAAACTCATCGCTGCCTCAGGAACCACAATGCCGGCATTACCAATATAAGCCCCCAAATCTGGGTGCTTAGTTATCGCCTTAACGGAAGCCGAGGCATCTGTCACATCAAGTTGCTCATAAGTGCCTCCCCAGCCCGTGCTGCAGCAGTGCCATGGCGGTGAGCTCTGAGCTGTTGGCCGAGCCGATCACAGCTGCGATTCGCCCAGCACAACACCCGAGCACTATCAGGATTCCGGTCCCATTCCGGTGAGCAGATCGCCCTGGCTGCCGCGGCCTGCCATGAGCCCTGATGGGGGTGCAGCACCACCGAACCAGCGGCATCAGACCGGCTGCTGGTGGGC
Encoded here:
- a CDS encoding SMP-30/gluconolactonase/LRE family protein — encoded protein: MDLSVDEPLLQLRLDVGEGPVWDVATNSLLFVDVSPGRIYRYHPSEAELRHFDFGQEVGAAAPTSAGGLVVAARDGVYLTDGNGQGQALVAAIESDNRGNRMNDAKIDSLGRLWAGTMAFDFAEGAASLYRVDGRSFVKVLPDLTISNGLDWSPDATKMFFIDSGTYAVDVFDFDLVAGELANRRALVPGEPGTGMPDGLTVDSEGHIWVAYFGTGEVRRFSPAGVLVGSVKLPVSQVTSCCFGGEDLGTLFITTAAYKLTPDQLDAEPLAGSVFACRPGVQGRASTPFKVSE
- a CDS encoding SDR family NAD(P)-dependent oxidoreductase, giving the protein MTDASASVKAITKHPDLGAYIGNAGIVVPEAAMSFEDETFHSHINVNLVGNFRLARLIANNMLSHGGGSMLFTGSWVGDRPWPELLSYSSTKAAIAMGAKTLALEWARYDIRVNVIAPGIVNAGLAKAEAERNPEYAERITRTVPLGRLQTPEDVAHGAAFLLSDQARNVTGTTLLIDGGASLGMP